From the genome of Triticum aestivum cultivar Chinese Spring chromosome 3B, IWGSC CS RefSeq v2.1, whole genome shotgun sequence, one region includes:
- the LOC123070642 gene encoding protein IQ-domain 26 — protein sequence MGRAMRWLKRLLTGRKEAHGGGKEIHAATDWHDAAAVKESTKRWSFVKQRKSGVDAGKRPSEPLAAALEVKPCRCAGGEQVGAREEKAAVVIQKAFRGYLARKALRALRSLVKLQALVRGYLVRKQAATTLHRLQALMRLQADSRAFKSASYRKSMEQERIVAQDARMRTPPTKPGHRRRLSDSTDSNYERSPRIVEMDTCHLRSRSSRMVSSGRYATDRSSGRLAPDLAPLFSPRSVKQPPRLSIRREPVRHAKTAQNTPRFSGADPPYTYDSPAKSVDGLAARPLWHRDLLSSPRYMAGTASSAARLRCQSAPRQPAEAPRASLTQRDVPAGPRKSTCTRTQHGGLCFHSSDAAHTRRSDLSNDAARDYYLDRMW from the exons ATGGGCCGTGCCATGCGGTGGCTCAAGAGGCTGCTCACAGGCAGGAAGGAGGCGCACGGTGGCGGCAAGGAGATCCATGCCGCGACCGACTGGCATGACGCGGCGGCGGTGAAGGAGTCCACCAAGAGATGGAGCTTCGTGAAGCAGAGGAAGAGCGGAGTTGACGCTGGGAAGCGGCCCTCAGAGCCTCTCGCCGCCGCGCTGGAGGTGAAGCCATGCCGCTGTGCTGGCGGCGAGCAGGTGGGGGCACGCGAGGAGAAGGCGGCCGTCGTGATTCAGAAAGCCTTCAGAGGCTACCTG GCTAGGAAGGCGCTTCGCGCCCTCAGATCACTCGTCAAGCTGCAGGCTCTGGTCCGAGGCTACCTCGTGAGGAAGCAGGCGGCCACGACGCTGCACCGGCTGCAGGCGCTCATGCGGCTGCAGGCCGATTCCCGCGCCTTCAAGAGTGCCTCCTACCGGAAATCCATGGAACAG GAGAGAATTGTCGCGCAAGATGCCCGGATGAGGACGCCGCCGACCAAGCCCGGGCACCGGCGGAGGCTGTCCGACAGCACGGACTCCAACTACGAGCGCAGCCCGCGGATCGTGGAGATGGACACGTGCCACCTCCGCTCCCGGTCCAGCCGGATGGTGAGCAGCGGCCGGTACGCCACCGATCGCTCGTCGGGTCGCCTGGCCCCGGACCTGGCCCCGCTGTTCTCGCCGCGGTCCGTCAAGCAGCCCCCGAGGCTGTCCATCCGGCGTGAGCCCGTCAGGCACGCCAAGACGGCGCAGAATACGCCCCGCTTCAGCGGGGCCGACCCGCCGTACACATACGACTCGCCTGCCAAGAGCGTGGACGGGCTGGCGGCGCGGCCGCTCTGGCACCGGGACCTGCTCTCGAGCCCGCGGTACATGGCGGGCACGGCCTCGTCGGCGGCGAGGCTGCGGTGCCAGAGCGCGCCCAGGCAGCCGGCCGAGGCGCCGAGGGCGAGCCTGACCCAGCGAGATGTCCCTGCTGGGCCGAGGAAGTCGACGTGCACGCGGACGCAGCATGGCGGCCTCTGCTTCCACTCCTCGGATGCCGCCCACACGCGCCGCTCCGACCTCAGCAACGACGCGGCAAGAGATTATTACTTGGACAGGATGTGGTGA